A stretch of DNA from Perca flavescens isolate YP-PL-M2 chromosome 11, PFLA_1.0, whole genome shotgun sequence:
aggtgctgcgtgttttaacctttaacacacacacacacacacacctcggctcagctgtgtgtgtgtgttttaacgcacacacatcttggctcatgctgtgtgtgtgttttaacgcacacacatctcggctcagctgtgtgtgggGAGCTCGGGCATTGCTGTAGGCTACAGAATCCCAGCATGTgtatagagatgtaaatacaggggggtTGGGTTTAtactctaaatgcttgaaatgataaataacactacgaattttttcctctttacattttgtgaattgttgattattctgggggccagactaaaagctttggcggagGGCCGCCActtgacgttggctgctctacagcgacactagcggctggctgaccaaatcgctcttcctgcaatgtgaacgggggtaaacacaggggatttgaatgggacttatgtatcgatactcaCGGCATTaaaatcgatactttcttgggggtaaaaatatcaatttatatcgcagaatcgataaaattgctccGCCTtaaaacctattacatgcacacacacaaaaaaaaaaaaaaaaaacacataacacaatgaaggaaagggaaaaggcataatatgagcacttgaacacccacacaggtgatttcagttattctggctgaaTAGACCTCTACTCAGGTTGAAGGAGGGCTGGAGTTTTAATGGGAATTTATTACATCACAAATTTCATCTTCCAAAAAGAATGATAAAGGTGTCATTTGTGTGCAACAAAGCTAAAGGAAGGCCCAGGAAGATGTCTTGGAATCAATCAGTCTACTCTAAACACACCAACACAGTCCTAGGaggaggtctaatcagccagagtAATCGAAAATACCTGTGTGGGTGTCCAGGGCCTTTTTTATAAACTGATCTGACATGAGATGAATTTTCTTTACTGCTTTAAATTCATTCACAGTTGTTTGTAGTTTATTAAACCGACTCTTTTGGTGAACAGATAGTATTTAAATGATAAATGTAGAGCAGCGCTCTTTAAAAAGGTTGTACATTTACTATCggcatttatttaactttgtaGTCTTTCCATTAGGgatgccacctcttagtcgattagtcgactaatcggtcgttttggtcttagtcgactaagatttctttagtcgattagtcatttttttatgcttattcatgcttaattactcatttccaagaaacttctgagcacatttatggtaaacacaagatttaaagtggtgcttttgcaggattaattgtggagaaactcagttttacagatggttaattaactacatttatattgtgcttttctagtcttaaccacctctcaaagcgcacagctgtcaattaaatcaactaatcgataagtcgacaaaatcgtataagtgttagtcgactaagaatttctttagtcgaggacagccctactttcCATTCATCATGACCGCATTCAATTAAGACTTAGACAATGTTACtaaatgacttttttccacactaTAGAGCTTGTCCTGATGCTACATGTGCTTATCTTCTGGAGTCAGCTAATGGACAGCCAAACAAGTAATGAACCTGATCCAGTCAGGTCTACAGTAAGCACATATGTATTTCTTCAATACCTGTTAAGCCAGATGGTAATTCGGGTtgatcttcctcctcctcctcatctctggttttgtcctcctcttcttcatctgtAGCTTCCTCTGTTTTGCCAGTAGCCTGTTCTCCATCTGCTAATGCtgctccctcttcttcttctgcttctttcACTGTTTTGGTCTTCTTCCCAACTAGAATACAGGGTTATGACATGTCAgcgatcacaaaaaaaaatgccgtTTGTCAATTTCTGGTTGGCAAACTCCACTTACTGTTACCTGGTGATTCAACAGTGTCAGCAAgcttccttttcttctttgtcttcttcttgAGTGGTGTTTCCTCTGTTGTGGTCCCTTCAATCTGCATCTTGTTGGGCTCACTGTCGGTTTTAGGAGTCGCTGCTTCCTCAGAACATTCCTCTTCCGGTCCGTTGGAGTTTACTGTCAAacacatcagacacacagcaacaaaacatacacatttaCCCAATCATCTTGGTGAAATAACGGTTAGCAGTTATGATGTACTTCATGATTATGCTTCCTGTGATTTTAAAACGTCAGTTTGGAGGTAACAATTTCAGCATGCTGCTGTATGTAACATCTTAAAGGCGAACTTGTGTTACAGTGCTAACGATAGCTAGCTAAATCTTTGCGAATTTTACGTCACAATAATCTGTGACAGCCAGATTATGGTgacatacacaaacagtaaACTCATAAATTAAAGACAGCTAACGTTATGTCCGTCAGTGAAACTGCAACAGtataacatttaaatatgacGAGAGTTCCTGGTTTAAAAAAACCATGCCGTGAGGAGCTaaggtagctagctaggtttAGCAAATTCGTCGCTGCTTCAGGAACAAAGAAATCAAGCAACAACAATAATATGTTCTATTTACAGCACATACCGGTCTCTTCGTCATTTGTCTGTGTCTTAAGTAGTTTGCGCTCTTTGTTCTTATCATTTCTTTTCTGAATTTTCTTGCGGAGAAGCTTCATCTGTAGATCCGCCATGGCAACGGTGAACAGcacacgtgtgtatgtgtggttttCAGGACCCTTCGGGATACCAGTCTGCATTGCCTGGGTGAAAATACAAAGGACCTCGCTGTATGGTTGTTCTTGGGTGGAACAGGCACATTTCTCGAGGAAATACTTTTGGCCATCAGTAAACAAAAAAACGATagcatacatttaaaacaaatgcttTTTCAAACGATGGGTTTTAAACGCTCAAACCATGTGGttacaaccatagactgtatatattttttatatttttttgttttaactgacaacataattTGATTTGCACCAGTAATCTTAAATCTTGTATAAATTATTATGAATAATTGTTAAATAGTTTAACTGAACCGCTGAATTAGCTGGTGTAaattaaaatgtgaatttaGTCACATGGACAGTATTCATGGAGTAATGTCAACTCTGTGGAAGACGGGGAAATGACAAATGCTTCTGGAAATGTCAGTCTCTAGTCTTGGTGTGGTTCTGTACCTTAACTTGAGGCTGCTGATCCTTAAATCAAAATTAAGCAAGAATCAAACAATCCATACTGGTGCAACATAAACTCAGAGAGAATCAATTAGCACTACCATCTGCTGGTCAATAGTTGGAACTGTTAATATTTTGCTCCCCTGTACAGACAGTTTACAGACCATAGACCGTACAGTCATTGTAACTTACAGACACCAttgaaagaagaaaacacattgtCTACAGCAGAGGTTGTCAATTTTTATTCAGCCAAGGACTCCTTACAAGATAGAGACCAGGGACCCCCTcatgtatttacaatattatattatgtgAAAGAACAACACAAGAAAAATGAAATAGAACGCTGTTGGACATGTATTAAATATATTTGCGGATTCTGAGAGTTATAGATTTGTAAGATCAGAAAGTCATCCATTtagatttaaacattttaatattttttgttgAACTATGAagctttttgtaaaaaaaaaaaataatcatgacTTGAAtgaatctaaaaaataaaataaaaaatcacagAACCCCTGGCAGAGTGCCAAGgaacccccctccctccctatcAAAAAAATTCATCAAGCTCTTCTATTTGAGTTGGGTCACACAGCATCCACTGCCTTGTGTTTACAGCTCAGAATGATCCGTAACACTTTTCCGGGCTGAAAACTTACTCCCATGTTAAAAAACAACGTTAAATACTACAGACTAATTATCAATTAGTCTGAATTGTTTTGAAAGGTGTAATCCATTAGAAACTAGACATCTTGTGTTTGAAAAGGCAGAAAAGTCTCTCTGCTTTGATTTCTGTTATATGCTGTCCTAGGTATTGTAGTGTCCTAAGTCTCCTAAGAAATTATCTGCATAGTTCTACTAAGTGCTAATATGTTACAACTGTCAGGACTTCTGTCTGGTGAATAATTTATAAGACCAATGCTTGTCAGTATCTGTTTGCTACTGTTATCATTTACTGTTGAATGACTGATTTAAGTGTTCCAAGTCTTAAGAAGTGTTCTAACTTACATTTACTGACTGAGATGTCTGTAATCAGGGAAAACAGTGGCAACCCTGTATCAAAAATGTCGGGCAGATAAAAGTGTCTCCTCTTCAATCTTAACCATGTTCCCaggctctgtctctcttttgatCTCAGAAGCTTGAATAACTGGAGAGCTGTTTTCACCCATCCCCTCCAGCACTGGGCCTTGCTGGATGCCGGGCTGCACTAACTGACTCCCGGACATTCGCCTCACGTGTTTCATCTCCTCCCATCTCTGTATCCTCCTTTCAATTTCAAACCCCTTGTTCCTTCTCTTCAGAAACCTCTGCCTCCAAGAGTAGTTTGTTTGTAAGGATGCCTGTTGGGCCGTGGAACAGCTGTGGAACTGCACTCTCTCCCCTGGTTTAGACATGGGCGGGACTCGATTGCATTGTCTCTGCACGTCCTCCTCCACCGCTTTGAACACCAGGTCGGTGATATCTCGGCGAAGTCTCATTAGCACCATAGGGTCTTTAATCTGACGCATGTCGGCCAACATAACCTCTGCAAACTGGTTTAATATGTTGTGTTTGGATATGTTTTGTGCAGCTATTTGGGCAGGCCGATCAGTAGAACCCTCGTCGTTGTGGTGGTGGGGACAGCTGAGAGACATGACATCTGTAACTTGAGGCGGCGGGTTTGGGAAGTTCAGCCGAGCGGAGTTCAGGCTGGAGGCCGGGTTGGGTTCATCATTCAGATCTTGGCCGGTCACATCAGCATCCAGTGGGCTACCAAATGAGCTTCCCATCTCGTGGTCAATGCTTCCTTCGGTCTCCAACTCTTCGTCATCCTCATCCCGATCATCAAACTTCTCGTCCTCCTGCAAAAAGAGTATACGCAGAAACGTAAAAATGTGCCATAAAAATCGGCAGGGAAGCACCTGcaggcttttttttctgcattcgTTTTCATATTACCAGATATGAATCGCCTCGCCTGCGAACTATGTAAGGCCTCAAGAAATCAAGTTTCTCTCTAAGCATCTTTTGCTGGAAAGTGCTGACCCTCTCCGGATGCCACAGCACCCTCCCGTACTGAGTCCGGAGCGATCTGGATCTTCTCTCGACATCAGATACTGCAAGATGAAAATATGCCTGAGTAAAATATGCGGAACTGAACAGCAGTAATATATTAGAAATGAAGAAGTAAGGATAAACCATAGTGTATAGTAGGCTACTGTAAACATGGTTCAAAATTTACTTTTTCGTTCACAAGCAAAATGGCTAGTGAAACGTTACAATTTTACTCAATAgtttaccattgtttttttggccgataagtgaagcaaatctaccactTGCAtgttttaccagcatttggctagtagATGGTGTTAATGTTGAACCTTGACTCTAAAAGTTATTTAACATCATATTCGCCAATTTTATACAAAACTTGAGTAAAGTTTAGCTGGGTTGGTTCATACCTCTGCTAACGTTACTCCCCCTGTTGTGTTTGCGTATTGCTTCAGGTTTTCTATGCAGCACTAGCTACATGAATGCCACATACACTGTATTTCTGTCTCGTCATTCATCTTCCTTACCAGGCTTTCCGATGGACAACGCGAACTCGGTCCATAGCTTGGTCTTCAAATCCTTGTCATAGTAAGAATCGACCGAGGAATTAAAAAGGCAGTCATGTTTGCGCCAGAAATCTATCATCATATTGTCCATTGTAGGGCCCCAGTGTGGGCCCCGTATCTGACCTCGAAAGTGTGTCATAGTCTGTGGAGAAAACTTTCGTTATCTATCATAATAAAAGCTATATTTACCATTATTTACGCCAATAGTCTCTCACCACGACGTCCCAAGATTATCTCTTCTTCCTCATTTTGCTTCACGACGGATGTAAATGTACAGACGCAATTACTGCCACCAACTGATCTGGAGTAATATAGCGATATGTAGGCCTAgagtttattaatatcaatataattattatttatattagtTTTTTACTATTAATATTTACCATTATCATGTTGCTTTTAGCATATGCTAGGCCACAGCcagatattttttataattatgttATATGAATTAGAAAAATATTTGTATAGTACATGATGGATTATTATTCTAACAATAATAACACTGTTTTTTAGTTTccatttaaattatgtttatagAGCGGAAATTAATCCCAgctccataataataataatttaattggaTTTTATCTTCGATCTTCATTTaagttttatttacaaaaaataaataaaaatcacgGTATATTTTCCATGTTGGAAAAACATCTTAATAAACCACACAATGTAGATATAATTTTAGCAAATACGAGAACACTCTAAAAACCCAAATTAGGAAGCACATACCTTAATATAGTTCATACTTAGTACGTATTAATATACAAGATTATACTCATAGAAAGATTCGATTGTAAATACTACATTCTAAAGTTAGTTCATGTAAATCATAGCTAGACAGTAAACTAATGCCTCTCTCGATGATTGACAGCTGCAAAGCCCTGCCTGCGTTCTGCATTGCTCTCTTGCGCCACACGGCCTCTCTGCACCTCTGCACACGGCCTCCGCCATCTTGCCTGCCAGTCGCCGAGTGCGGAAGTGGAAACGGCACAGGGGTTCCGCCTGTGGACGGCTTGCCATATCCTCTAGCCGACTGCCGACACAGCCTGCTGTCAGTCAAATTTAACCGTTTGTAAACAACAGAGACTCGGGGAGAGATGGCTGGACGATTACCGGCGTGTGTTGTCGACTGCGGCACAGGGTAAGCTATTCAAACCGAACCGCCGTGCAAACAGGGGGCTCGGGTGTCATCAAGAGGCTGAGTACGGTTAGGGACTGTCagtgtcagcagcagcagcagcagcagcaactgggtgtgtgtctgtctctgtgtattatgcagacagctagctagccagTGCGATAATATGCTAACCAACAGCTAACCGTGACATATAATTAGTCTTTCCCGGTTTTATTCCGAGAAAAACGCTCTGGTCATTTGAGCTGCCGTGCATAGTTGGTATATTTGTCATGCTCATTTTCCTGCTTGTTAGCTACTTTCTTCATTAGCATGGATTCATCACTAGGGTAACGTtatgttttctttctgtctaATGGAATGCAATAACCCAGCCAGTGTATGCTGTTGCAAGCCATAAACCTGACTGAGGATGGCTTCCCTTACAGCTGGTTTCATTCATTTGGAGCTGGCAGGCCTTAATGCCAGTATCTTAGTCTAACGTTCTGTGTTAATTTGCTAGATTTTCCACATTGATGTGTCTCGTGAAGATATCCGTGCCATTAGATAAGTGCAATTCAGAAATCTTTTTGCTCGTTAGTCTGGATTTGAGCAGGCGCAATACTACTTCCTATTCAGCCTACACTTCCTCATTCACGCTTTTTAGTCCATATATGGTCGTTTCTCGGCATCCCAGCCATGCTTTTTTGATTAACTTCTCTAATTTCTCTTCTTTGCCAGGCTACTGATTATCCTAAAGAAATTGTCTCAATTGTGTTGACCTAATAAGAGTCTGCTTTAGCAGCCAATGTTGTTTTTAAGGGGGCAGACAAAATAATACAGGGCTATATTCTCTTAGTTCTTCCTGCAGCAGTGTTTGTATGGATTCATGTGTAAACCTCCTTCCCTGCTGCTGGAATAAGGTTGAATTTCATCTgattgctttttctttttaaatggtttaaatAATGGAAGACATTCTTGAGTTGTCATcattatattactgtaaatacatGAACCGACACAGTCATTGTATGTATTCTTTTCTATGAGTAATTCTCACTTTGAAGGAGATAAATGTCTTATGCAGACATGCAGATTATCCCAAAAAACTACTTAGCAAGATAGGTATGCTAAATTACTTTTGGGGGCTAAAAGTGGTTTGCAGCATTGCTTGCATGTTGAGGCTTGAACTCGTTACTACTCACATTGCATACCTCTCCAATCATCCCCCCTCCTTCCCTAAGGCAGCTAACCATACTCCTGCTTCTGATCTGCACTAGGACAGCTTAAGAAAGTGCAGCTGAGAATTAGGTTGGCCAGCGCTAGTTTCTACTCATCAAGCAGATGGCTTCTACTTTCTGGCCAAGCCTTACAGTCATAACACATATGTTCCAGTGTCAATGACTACAGGACTCTTTATTTGCAGAAATAGTGCTTGGTCATTAGGCTGAGTGCAGTTTAGGTTGAGATTTGGTTGAtgattagttgttttaaatggaaactTTGACATAGCTTTGCTATGCCTAATTCTATTGCTGGAGAGTAGCAGCTATGGGCAGATGTTGTAAAGTGCTGAGGGAGTTCAACAGCTGTCTTTGAGTCCAAACAGTGACAACTCCACTTCCTTTTACATATCAACCTTCTAAGCAGCCTGGCTGCTATTATTTGAGCCCTGCAATGAAAGAACCTCATCCAGATTTGGGTAAAGTGTCGGTTAGGTTGTCTTTTGTGCAAAACTAGCATTGCATTGTCACATTAAAGCTtgcaaattataaaaaaaaatctcaggtGTTGCAGCCTAAGTGTGATATatggttgtgcggaggctccaaaCAGAGCTTTCgctgtagcctatgtaagtggcctgaagtttatacttgtgtgtggGGAGTATGtggaagagagagtgagagagtgacagcgatAACCTTTGGCGCGAGTCCCGACTCTAGaggcatagtgagagaaacaaagtgtctcccctgtgcttccTGACCAAGGctggaaatctgtagcaggaaaagttaacccttgttttgattttatgttatttatcaagaaagagaaccaggaaatgagtcaggggGAAATGCGACGCTACCAAACCACAGCCGAGCAACGTGAcatgtagttaaatttttttcGAGAgatgcacgtcaggctacggcataGGGTCCCACATAGGGTCAGTGTCTCCAGGTATGTACGTATGCAGCCATGGCATAAATTTAACACAGAAGTATAAATCACGCTTTAGTGCAGTAAGAGGGTTGGGTGGACTAATTCTTAAGCAAATAGTTGAAGTTTCACTACATAAGGCTGCAATCATTAATGAGCCGTAGTCACCATGGgtataaataaattacaagtAGACCTACATTAGACGACAGATTATCCTTTAGCAAAAAGTAGATCATTCATTGAGCTGAAGATACCAATGTGTAAGATTCCCAAAAAAAGATCCTAACGTATGTATCATAATTTACAAAAAGTGGTTTACTCCAGTAGTTCAGCTGGTTGTTGGGCTCagcttcagctgtcctgtgCGAGGATGTCCACTGTGAGACGTGGTGTATTGTAAGCTTGTCCAGGCAGGCTGAGGTAGACAAGCTGGGACTGCTTTGTGGTATGAAGGTGTTCAGAGTGCTGCTTCTACATTCTGTTGCTGTCTGCCCATGTTGTTGTTATTTGCATGAGACTGTTCTTCTCCTGAATGCCAATccatgctttttatttttttttaatttaaagtgaGGAAGTCACTTAAAAGGTGGGTCCAAACCGTATGTCAAAGTGGTGATGCCATTTATTTCACGAATGAGCAAACTAGTAACAATGACCAAACTCCTACAAACAGGCCTCTATCAAACCCAAAGACATGAGAAGATACTCTAAGTCACTAGAGGAAGAAGTTCCCTATATTACAAGGTAGGACTATATTACGGCAGTATGATGAAGGCAGTATGAATTTAGACCTTAGAAATTGACAAATTTAAATGCATTAGGCTATTATTTTTAGCAGTGCTTCACAAAGTGGACCTGCCAACTATTTCTCCCAGTTTTCTACTCTATTTAACCATACTCTATTGCTGTTCCCATTAGGGGTGTgccaaaaatattcacattcgaattgtgattcaagctctaccaattcaaaatcgattcatagaattcaaaaaatcgattcatattttttaattaaaaataaataaattattatttatttattttttaaattgtatgactactgcaatcacatgggaaaagtaactacatttacatactgtgaatcttttttttttttatctagaaTCATTTTTCAATTGAATATTGatttttgaatcgaatcttgagcctgaaAATCAATATCAAATTGTGACATTTTGTGAATTGTACACTCCTAGTTCCCATTGTGGGAGGGTGACGTTATTTGACACAAGAAAGCAGGACATAAATCTACGTTGTGAAAATCTTTTCAGCTCTCGtaatttttcccttttttttttagtagagTGTAGAAGCAGAAATATGAGATTAAGAAGACTCTTAATCTCATATTTCTGCTTCCTTTCTGTAGTTTTTCTACGCTGTTTGTTACctacattaaaatgaaatacaccATTTCCTGTGCAACTG
This window harbors:
- the LOC114563766 gene encoding uncharacterized protein LOC114563766 isoform X2, whose product is MDLKTKLWTEFALSIGKPVSDVERRSRSLRTQYGRVLWHPERVSTFQQKMLREKLDFLRPYIVRRRGDSYLEDEKFDDRDEDDEELETEGSIDHEMGSSFGSPLDADVTGQDLNDEPNPASSLNSARLNFPNPPPQVTDVMSLSCPHHHNDEGSTDRPAQIAAQNISKHNILNQFAEVMLADMRQIKDPMVLMRLRRDITDLVFKAVEEDVQRQCNRVPPMSKPGERVQFHSCSTAQQASLQTNYSWRQRFLKRRNKGFEIERRIQRWEEMKHVRRMSGSQLVQPGIQQGPVLEGMGENSSPVIQASEIKRETEPGNMVKIEEETLLSARHF
- the LOC114563766 gene encoding uncharacterized protein LOC114563766 isoform X1 — encoded protein: MTHFRGQIRGPHWGPTMDNMMIDFWRKHDCLFNSSVDSYYDKDLKTKLWTEFALSIGKPVSDVERRSRSLRTQYGRVLWHPERVSTFQQKMLREKLDFLRPYIVRRRGDSYLEDEKFDDRDEDDEELETEGSIDHEMGSSFGSPLDADVTGQDLNDEPNPASSLNSARLNFPNPPPQVTDVMSLSCPHHHNDEGSTDRPAQIAAQNISKHNILNQFAEVMLADMRQIKDPMVLMRLRRDITDLVFKAVEEDVQRQCNRVPPMSKPGERVQFHSCSTAQQASLQTNYSWRQRFLKRRNKGFEIERRIQRWEEMKHVRRMSGSQLVQPGIQQGPVLEGMGENSSPVIQASEIKRETEPGNMVKIEEETLLSARHF
- the LOC114563766 gene encoding uncharacterized protein LOC114563766 isoform X3, which encodes MLREKLDFLRPYIVRRRGDSYLEDEKFDDRDEDDEELETEGSIDHEMGSSFGSPLDADVTGQDLNDEPNPASSLNSARLNFPNPPPQVTDVMSLSCPHHHNDEGSTDRPAQIAAQNISKHNILNQFAEVMLADMRQIKDPMVLMRLRRDITDLVFKAVEEDVQRQCNRVPPMSKPGERVQFHSCSTAQQASLQTNYSWRQRFLKRRNKGFEIERRIQRWEEMKHVRRMSGSQLVQPGIQQGPVLEGMGENSSPVIQASEIKRETEPGNMVKIEEETLLSARHF